tatataataatatatcagtcagagggaccaaaccactacttttactgcaatactttaactacatcaagctcataatacttatgtacttttactgtagtaggagttttcatgcaggacttttacttgtaatggaacAATTTTACAAcaattttacattgttgtattggaacttttacttaagtaaaggatttgaGTATGATTGTTTTATTAAGGAGGTCAGTTACTATAATGGTAATGGGCTtccagaaaaacacagaattgaCATCAAAATTTTACTAATTATGTAGAAGGCCTTGCATATATAGAAGAGTTGTTGAACCCCTATTCTAGCTGTTGGCCACTCCGACCATCCAATTATCTGTTCCCAGTTCCTATTTTAAATCCAGAGATGACCCTGCTTTTGTGGCTCCTATCctaactttgtatgtatgtatctattttaatctacatgtgaagcactttgttactatgtgttttaaaaagtactctactattattattattattattattattattattattattattattattattattattattattatttcttcaaTCACTGACTGACTCTGAGTTTtgaatttatattattttgtcagttttacttTGAAAGTCTTAACCGGCGGAAATtgtatattgtactgtatttttctaggatggcgaagtcataaCCCACCCCACTCAGCCTCTGATTGACTTatcctgatattcttaccctaatcctaaccaataTCACTCCTCATGCCGAAACCTAACCCagagtactagccaatcagagacagagtagGGCGGGCcgtgacttcgccatcctagggaAAAAAATCGTTGTACTGTAGCTTTAGCTTGTAGCTAGCTTTAGCCTGTAGCTCGGCTGTCGGTGTTTGATGTCAGTTGGAGAAGCGGAACGATGCTCGTTGTGTGACGGCCGGACTGCAGGCACAGACTGGGTGTAAATCACACTGGACCGCTCTGGAATGAGGTCTGGCTGAGTAAAAATTATTTTAGACGTTAATACCCTTCCGTTAGGCTCAATATTTAAACCTCACCGTGTTTACTAACGGGGTTTAACGGAGGCAGGTGAGCGTAACGGCTGAGAATATGGCTGTTAATACACGGGTTGCTGTCATTTAAAGCtcatatttaaacacataatgatattttttcatctttaactgACAAACACCTATACGTTATTTTTCTCTGCGGTGTGTTTAAAGGCTGCAATCCTGAAAAAGACGATGTACAGGGGTGTGCCTGAGCCGAATTAACGCCTCCTGTAAAATAAGAGATCTGTATTTCTCTTACAGCAAAAATACATCAATTAATTAGAAATAATTTGCTGTTCAGTATTACAATTTATAGTAAATGTTGTCCCGGTGTCGTCCTCCCTTCGGATATAGGCCAGCTCaatcaaatgaataatttatgtattatatttcTATAAAGATAGCGGGTATttgaagaaattaaataaaaataaatggtgTGTAGGCGAGAGGACTCATGGTTGAAATAGATGGTGTGTTATTGGATTGTGCAGTAGGAATAACAGCAGTAATAAGGCTAATAATCCTCCTCTGCTGACTGTAATCTGTTGTAGCAGGAGGTGGGCGGGGCCTACAGGTAGACCACACCTGGTAGAGTGACGTCACCAAGTGCCGCAGGTAGATCCCCTCAGACACCTACAAGTTAATTTATTTGGCGGAAGAATATTcacattattgttttatattccagttttggaaagtaattaagtacatttactcaactgttttgaggtacttgtactttacttgagtatttccatatgattctactttatacttctatatttcagagggaaatattgtactttctactccgctacatttatttgacagctttagttacttttcagatgaagatttgacacaatggataacataacaagcttttaaaatacaacacattgttaaagatgaaaccagtggtttccaacctttttgtcttttgacgtcttacaaaaagcagtgtgtagtcgtggtcacatttcacatgtctatgagttgttaacagctccaccaaatagtgatttttccctttaaacttctaacatgctttcatttcaataaatgttcaaatgatccaatattttagcaaaaatcaaagattagagaaaacagatttgtgtatccTCCTTTGCCTAATTTGTTCCGATAACTTATAGAAATATCCCTGAATCCTGCCCTTTTTTTTATGGTCAACCATCAATTATGCCGtctgttgtttgtatttttgtaaattgtttAAAAAGTTTTGTTTCTCATAAACCTGCAGGTCAGAATAGAGCCGACTTTGGCGATAAAATCCCTGCGTCTTCCTCTAATTTGTAGCAGAAAGTTATGTGATGAGCTGAAAAGCCCAAAAAATTAGCAGTcaatcatgtttttaatttctctAAATCAAATGACTAATGACATACTGTAGGTAATTCTTCAGGCTGATCACCAAtatcaatttattgttttaatatctatacatttaaataaagtacaGGCATTTGAATATTTCTCATCCTGTGATAATAACAATCCCTGAGTGCGGTACTGATCTATGTATTTATGTCACTGTCTTATTTCCCCCAGTGATTTGGACCAAGCACCAGCAGTAACAAGCACCATGGTGACCAAGAAAATTCGTACAGAATACATGAAAAAGTTCAGGGATCCCAAATGGGAGACGTTTTCCAAATGCTACGAGGACTCGCTGAAGTACCGTCTGACCCGGCGGGTGATGGAGCATTCCCACAAGCCCTGGTTCTGGGAGGGCTGGGACAGCAGCTCTGACTCCAGCGGCTGGTCCACGCCGAGGCTGACCAGGAACAAAGTCGTCCCTCTGTCCGTCTCGCTGCAGCCACCGCCGTCCTCAGAGGTCAAACAGAAGACGTGGGAGCTGAAGTCCAGCTCTGGGCCCAAACCGCCTACTGAGGACGGAGAGGCTGAAGCGGGAGCTGCAGAAGAAGCAGCTGTAGACGCTGCACCGACCACAGGTGAGCAAACTGTGACCTTTATAGTGCTGGAGATGGTTTTACTGACTAACTAGATCTGGattgattagattagattagattaaataTTGGACACAGAAGTTGATGATAtactgatcattttttaatttttcaagtaGGTAACAAGCACTACAAAGTTTATATTCTCCAGaacaaagtcaggaaaaaaGCAGCGCTCCATagttaaaaaacagcaaaaggaGTCACCTCATGTATTGGTCTTTTAGATCAATTTATTCATAATCAATAGGCTGATAAATCTGCATGAAGCCTTCTTCAGAGCATGTACGACAGCAGTGAGCTCTCTCTTTATAAAGGGCACATTATGTGGTCACCAatcaacacaaaacaattaCACCTTTACACACTATTTCCACCCAAACccacaaataacacacacacacacacacacacacaaagtactATAAAGTTCTCCAGAGTCAGGCATAAACTCTGACTGTGAAAGGACCAAAAAATCTGACAGGTTGTTGATCACTCGTACTGTCTTTATTAACAACGTTTTGGttctcagaccttcatcaggcaaGATTCACACAGACAAAAAGCACCAgtatcatacagtatatgcatatatatgtgtaaatgtaaacCATAGCccacaaagagaaaacaaaacagacgaTGCCAGTAGCACCTCCCAGCATCCATACATTAAGGTCAGATTGTAAGTTTACAAATAATCAAAAGGTACATAAATACCTGTCCTTCAAAATTACACTTCCACACCCGGAGCTGAACCACATAGATACAAATAAggatggataaaaaaaaatgctctggttccagattctttttgttgcttttttcagttttatctcattgtaaactaaatatattttcattttagatgCTTGGTCCtcacttgttttgtccgaccagcagtccaaaacacaaaaatattcagtttaatgtcacAAAGCAGTAagtcctcacatttgagaagctggaactagagaatgttttgcatttttgcttgaagaagtattaattttctgttgactgactcatccattaattgactaattgttgtaGCTCTAATTTGAAAAGCGTCACCTCAGGCTCTCAAAACttttaatgtgcatttttttcactattctgacaaccaaacaattaatcaggaaaataatcaacagtaaATTTATAACTTCAATAAATGTATCTTTTCCATGCAGTAAAAACCTAAATACTCCTGTTTTATCAGGTTGCAGTGAATAAACTGTAATCTCACCTGGGTTTTGAGTTTGGTGTCAGAAAACAGAGATTTACACAAACTGTGAAGGTGAAGAGAGTGAAACAAGTTCctctacttcctgtttttgatgTCCATGAAAAGTTTGGAATAATCTAATAAACCCTCGAgaggtgtttgttttgttctcttttgtGTGCGCGTCACACTGACAGTATGAGAGCCAGAGGCTGGTTTACCTCCAGAGACACTGATGCTAAAAATATATGGACTGAAGGTTTTTGTTCCCTCCTGTTTACACAGAGAGCCCAGAGATAACAGCCGCACTGTGTCTCTTTTAACATTTCCATGGCTGCATCTAAGTCAGGAGAGTGTATAGAGACCAGCTCAGCACTTCTCCCAGTTTCACCAACTCAATTTTTAGAAGGCCTGTAGTTTGCTGCAGGGTCAGCAAAGCTACAATGAACCGTAGAGGCAGAGGAAGAGTgtctggcacaacttcacctacttccaagttgcacagagaagggaaaaaaaaagtctaaagaggtcaaaactTCAGCAGCACTTGTAGTATATAGAACACACTTTACTGTTAGACCGACATGTTTCGGCTTTTGGTCTTTACGATGACCccgatgaaggccacaagctgaaACATGTTGGTTGCTCTATATACTataagtgttgctggagttttgacctctttgaGCTACAACTAACCGCCATGTTTAACTCCAttcaaaagtgtgtttttatgattgtCATCAgactgtgatgtttgagcttcacacTAAGCTGTTTTTAGGATCAATTCATCTACTCGTTATTTTCCCGATTGATCGGTTTCTctacaaaatgataaaaaaaatagtgaaaaaatatcTCAGAGGCCACAAtaatgtcttcagtttgcttgttttatttgactaaGAGCCTAAAATGTTAAGATAGTTAATTAACTGTCATATATGTCAATGAAAGACAGTAAATCgtcacattggagaagctggaacctttttttgttttttttttgctttaaacaattgatcatcaaaacagttgctgattaattttctatcgatcgactaatcgttgcagctctacctgTTTTTGAATAATccgctgaaggaggaaagtttctctttgctcaccttaaatctgagtttaagtcgtgtacctacgagcatgatgtgtgacatcacaactagtttggagccaatcgtggttcagtattcaacttacacaagtgtgatatgAACATAGGAGActtcttgtgtccagcagttaataaaaaaaaaagttaaaatattcaaagtTTCTGGATTTTCGGGAGGAGAAGATGCAATTTCTAAAGAcgtaattgaactttttttgtgataaaacatatcagacacaaattattgttCAAAACAGTactttaaaatgtctgaaaacaagTCAGGAAGGGATTTTTAACTCTGATTTCAACCTGAACTAAATTAACACAAACTAGTAACACAAGACTGGCTATCATCAGATTATTGCATTAATCTGgttataatcaaataatcaatatgcatgtaaacaccttcaaatattaaaaataatcacCTGCAACCTAACGACAGACAAtcaatgatgaaatgattatttttttaataagtgactctgacctgtgtgtgtggcTTTAATCTAAAGGTGCCGTTATAGAAAACGATGTAAACGAAGCCGGCGGTAGTTCGGCGGCGGCGACGGCGGCTCCGAACACCAGCAGACCCTCAGATGACACGGCGACAGACGACGGCCCAGCCGACGCGTCGTCTTCTGACGGGGAGCCGGTAAACCCGGCACCGAAACGACGTCACCGCCGCCGCACTCCTCGCTCTGAGCCGGGACACCGGGACAGTTCCCATGACAACAAACCGGCTGCTGTTCGCAAACCGCCGAGAGCGAAGAGCCAACCGCCATCCAGCTCCAAGGAGAAGGAGAACTGGCGGCCGACCAGCCAACCGGACTGgactgagagacagatggaggtCAGGCGGACGCCGAATGACGTGAGTTTGACTCAGTGAAGACACTCGGTGTATTTTAAAGAGCGttaaacagaaactgaacaaGTTAAAGACTCTGAActggtgtttctgtttgttttagcctattaatttaaaatacaaaaacacttcaTCACAACTGACTGACTTTCCAAAGCACAtatggtgatattctatattttcttatgATCAACAAACCTCTTAAAAAACCAAacaagtattgtttgtgtatccaaagcctgatacatcttattcctctatgaacagacctccattgttgtccaaaaacgatTAATCATCCCCACACACAACATCCTGCTGGttgaaatactcactagagcaacaaatgtggattaatccgcagttgaaaatagtccccaacaaatggTCTATTTCCTTCCGTTTGAGTAACGTTTCCTAAAatctacagtgaccagctgtttttaaaaatgaaacaatgtatttgttaagtgtttttaaagatttatgtcttcagtagaaAGCAATGGGTCTGGATCTGAAAGCCACAGGCAGAGTAGGGAAGTCATAAAGTATTGACAGACagactgttggttttggtcctTTTTGGTCCTAAAATcctttaatattattgttttgtctcTTAAATATACTCATGTCCTTATTATGTTCTTGTATATGTAACTTAAAAGGTCTTTGACAAAGAGAATCAACTTAAAGTCGAGGacgtaaaatgtaaaaacaactcTGCCTCGTTCACGGGAC
The DNA window shown above is from Thunnus maccoyii chromosome 2, fThuMac1.1, whole genome shotgun sequence and carries:
- the ccsapa gene encoding centriole, cilia and spindle-associated protein isoform X1, producing MSDLDQAPAVTSTMVTKKIRTEYMKKFRDPKWETFSKCYEDSLKYRLTRRVMEHSHKPWFWEGWDSSSDSSGWSTPRLTRNKVVPLSVSLQPPPSSEVKQKTWELKSSSGPKPPTEDGEAEAGAAEEAAVDAAPTTGAVIENDVNEAGGSSAAATAAPNTSRPSDDTATDDGPADASSSDGEPVNPAPKRRHRRRTPRSEPGHRDSSHDNKPAAVRKPPRAKSQPPSSSKEKENWRPTSQPDWTERQMEVRRTPNDSHTADACVQTRRESDKRSSNLDRRRARSADLEKLRRSQLTVADDRWMTEYMRCFSARLR
- the ccsapa gene encoding centriole, cilia and spindle-associated protein isoform X2; this translates as MVTKKIRTEYMKKFRDPKWETFSKCYEDSLKYRLTRRVMEHSHKPWFWEGWDSSSDSSGWSTPRLTRNKVVPLSVSLQPPPSSEVKQKTWELKSSSGPKPPTEDGEAEAGAAEEAAVDAAPTTGAVIENDVNEAGGSSAAATAAPNTSRPSDDTATDDGPADASSSDGEPVNPAPKRRHRRRTPRSEPGHRDSSHDNKPAAVRKPPRAKSQPPSSSKEKENWRPTSQPDWTERQMEVRRTPNDSHTADACVQTRRESDKRSSNLDRRRARSADLEKLRRSQLTVADDRWMTEYMRCFSARLR